A region of the Candidatus Acidiferrales bacterium genome:
CCGCCAGCACTTCCAGCAGCTTCCGTTCCCGCCACCCAATTCCGCGCGTGTGCAGATCCGTCAGGTCCGCGATCTTCAGCGGACTCTTCACCGTCGGCGCGCCGCCTTCGCCGGTTTGAATCGTGTAGTGCGTCACTTCGATGTCGTACGGCTCGATCAAAAACGCATCCACGCCCAGCGCCGCCACGATCGCCAGAATCGCGATCGCAACCGGATGCCTCCGCCACCACGGCTTCGCTGCCCGCGTCCCTTTCGTTTCCTCGTTCATTACAGCCGCGTTCCCCCCGCAACTCCAATCCTCCACTATACCGGGCTTTCCCACTCCCGCGAATCGGCATTTCCGCCCGTGCCATCGTATAATCGGCGCGCATCCCGCACATGAGCGCATCCACCGAGGCCGTCCGTCAAAAAAAACTCGCGGCGCTGACTTCGATGGCCGCCGCTCTCGTGCTCGTTTCTCTCAAGATTTTCCTTTCTTTCCGAACCGGCAGCCTCGGCATCCTCTCCGAAGCTCTTCATTCCGGCCTCGACCTCGTCGCCGCCGTCATCACTTTTCTCTCCGTGCGCATCGCCGACAAGCCCGCCGACGCCGACCACACCTACGGCCACGCCAAATTCGAAAATTTCTCTGCCTTCGTCGAAACGACTCTCCTTCTCCTCACCGCTCTCTACATCGTCTGGGAAGCGTTGCAGCGCCTGCTCTTTCGCCACGCGCTCGTACGCCCCAGCCTTCTTGCCATTGGCCTGCTCGCGCTCATGATTCTCATTGACGCCACGCGTGCTCGCGCCATCTCCCGTGTCGCGACGCGCTATCCCAGCGAAGCTCTCGAGGCCGACGCGCTCCATTTTTCCACCGACGTCTGGAGCACTTCCGTCGTTCTCGTCGGCATCCTCGCTGTCTGGCTCGGCCAGCGCTTGGGCATTCCCTGGCTGCACTACACCGATCCGCTCGCCGCTCTCGCTGTCGCTGGAGTGATTATCTGGGTAGGTTCGCGCCTCGGCCGTCGCACGCTCGAAGCGCTTCTCGATGTCGCGCCACGCGGCCTCCAGCACGAAATCTTGGCCGCCGCTGAATCCGTCGAAGGCGTTCTCGGCGTCGAACGCGTCCGCCTGCGCCGCGCCGGCCAGCATTATTTCGTCGACGTCACCATCAGCGTCCCGCGCACCACCAGCCTCGAGGAAGCTCACGCCACGAGCGACCGCGTCGAGCGCCGCATCGCCGAAATCGTTCCCTCCGACGTCGTCGTCCACATGGAACCTCGCGCGCGCTCCGGCGAAAATCTCCTCGATGCCATTCGCGCCACGGCACATCGCCGCGGCCTCGCCGTCCACGAACTCTCCGCGCATCAAATCGACGGCCGCCTTTTCATCGAGCTGCATCTCGAAGTTGACGAAAATTCCACCCTCCGCGAAGCTCATCGCCTCGCTTCCGCTCTCGAACGCGACCTCATCGGCGTCGCTGGCGCCGGCGCCCAAATCAACATCCACATCGAGCCGCTCGGCACGCACATCCCCGGCGGCAGTGAAATGACCGAACTCGCCTCCCGCATCCGCGACTTCATCAACACTCTCCCCGCCGAATTTCACGAACTCATCGATTGCCACGACGTCCATGTCCGCTCCGTCGAGCACAAAATCCTCGTCTCCTGCCACTGCTCCATGAACGCCAGTCTCCCCGTCCACCAGATCCATGACGTCACCGCCGCCGTCGAAGACCGCGTCAAAGAGCGCTTCTCCCAAATCTCCCGCATCACCATCCACCCCGAACCCCCCGACGAGAATTAACGCGCTCTTTTTGCGCATGGCGATTTGCCGGGTGGCCCATTCTGAGCGGTTTCTGCGAAGGGTGGGATACTCGCCCTTGCTTTGGTCCTGGCTTTTCGTTCCAACCTCTAACCTCAGACCTTTAGCTTCCAGAACGTGGTACAGGCTTGCCCGCCTGAGTGGGCT
Encoded here:
- a CDS encoding cation-efflux pump — its product is MSASTEAVRQKKLAALTSMAAALVLVSLKIFLSFRTGSLGILSEALHSGLDLVAAVITFLSVRIADKPADADHTYGHAKFENFSAFVETTLLLLTALYIVWEALQRLLFRHALVRPSLLAIGLLALMILIDATRARAISRVATRYPSEALEADALHFSTDVWSTSVVLVGILAVWLGQRLGIPWLHYTDPLAALAVAGVIIWVGSRLGRRTLEALLDVAPRGLQHEILAAAESVEGVLGVERVRLRRAGQHYFVDVTISVPRTTSLEEAHATSDRVERRIAEIVPSDVVVHMEPRARSGENLLDAIRATAHRRGLAVHELSAHQIDGRLFIELHLEVDENSTLREAHRLASALERDLIGVAGAGAQINIHIEPLGTHIPGGSEMTELASRIRDFINTLPAEFHELIDCHDVHVRSVEHKILVSCHCSMNASLPVHQIHDVTAAVEDRVKERFSQISRITIHPEPPDEN